Genomic DNA from Peribacillus simplex NBRC 15720 = DSM 1321:
AATCCTGTCCCATCCTCCGGACCACCGCTCGGCACCATCTATGTACAAGAGTGGAGAGTGGAAAGAAGGCATATTCACTAAAAAAATCCCTAAAATGGCTAATCCACGTAAAATGTCGATGCTTACGATCCGTTTACTTTCCTGCAATGGAACCATCGTGCCCTTCATAGGTAGACCCTCTTTCATCCATACAGATTTAACATCATTTCTATAACTCCATTACATCATCTTTAACCTTCGTGACCGCTTTTTGCTTTTTTATCAATATGACAAACAAGCTGCCCAATAAGCAAAAGATTCCTGCAAGGAAGAATGCCCATGTATAGGAGTTGAATATTTTGAAGATAAGCCCTCCACCGTACGCCGCCACTGCTGCACCCACCTGATGGGCCGCGAATATCCAACCGTATACAATCCCGCTTTTCTCCATGCCAAAGATTTGCCTTGAAATGCTTATGGTAGGAGGAACAGTGGCTATCCAATCCAGGCCATAAAAAACGGAGAATATGATCAATAGACCGATTGAGCCTTCATTAAGAGCAAAAGGAAGTAATACGAGGGAAGCACCCCTCAGAGCGTAATACCAAAACAACAGCCAACGGTTATCAAAACGATCTGATAACCACCCGGATACAGTCGTACCAATCAAATCAAAGATTCCCATGAAAGATAGCAGTGATGCTGCCGTCACGACCGGTAAACCAAAACTAATGCAGTAAGAAATGAAATGTGTGCCAATCAACCCGCTCGTTGAAAGTCCGCATATAAAAAAGCTTCCTGCCAATAACCAGAATTCCTTCACTCTCACTGCTTCAATCAACGACTGAAAAGCCATGGCGATGGGGTTCTTTTTTTGGACTGTAACAGCCCCCTGACTTTCCTCTTCTAATCCATATGGAAGAGTGCCTACTTCCTTCGGATTGTTTTTCATGAATAAAAGGATGATTGCCAGCATGATCAAGCTAAGTACCAAAATTAATCCAATCGCCCATCTCCACGAGTAATTCTCAATGATGATAGCTAAAACCGGAAGTAAAATGAGCTGACCTGTGGCCGTACTTGCCGTTAGTATCCCGACCGCCAGCCCCCGCCTTTTCTCGAACCAACGATTTGCCACATATGGGCTCAATACCGTTAAAAACACTCCAGAGCCCAATCCAATGATAATTCCCCAAATTAGAATGAGCTGCCACTCATGCTCCATGAAAAAAGTGAGGAAAACCCCTGCCAATAAAGTGGACATGGCCAATACCATCATTTTCTTTAATCCAAGCACTTCAATTAGAGCGGCCATGAATGGACCCGATAATCCATAAAGAAAAAGACTTATGGCGAAGGCTAAAGAAATGACGGACCGGTCCCACCCAAACTCATTTTCAAATGGTACGATGAATACTCCCGATGATGACCTAACGATTCCGGCTACAATAATCGAGAAGAATGTTATGATTAAAATAACCCAGCTATAATGAATACGTTTCAATGCTCTCCCCCACAATCCAAAACTCTTAGAATCAACATGATGAAAAAGAAAAATTATAATAATTTGAAATATTTTATAATAGTAACACTTTATCATTAAACTGGAAGCTTTTTATCGAAACAAATTTCAATGCTCTTGAATGACCATCCCTTATCCACAATGGAATGAGTTACTATGGCTTATTTACGAATGGAAACATATCAGTGTCCCCTCAATTTTCATTTCATCAGGATCGATATCTTCATAGCTTAATATGAAACCGAATTTAAAGGGCAAACAGAAAAAAACGCTGATCATTTCTGAACAGCGTTAGCGAGCATCAATTAACGAATCTGCCTGTTTTCCCCTTAGATTCCCAGTAATCATTACGGAGATGGATTTTTTGTATTTTCCCCGATGCCGTCTTAGGAAGCTCCCCGACAAACGACACACTGGTAACTGATTTGAAATGAGCTAATTTTTCACGTGTAAAGATCTTTATATCATCCTCCGTTAATTCCACACCCGGTTTTGGCACAATGAAGGCATGCGGCGTCTCTCCCCACTTTTCATGTGGAACGGCAATGACTGCCGCTTCAAGAATGTCCGGATGTTCGTAGAGTATTCCTTCCACTTCTATGGAAGAGATATTTTCTCCGCCACTAATGATTATATCCTTTTTGCGGTCAACGATATCAACATTACCATTTTCATCGATTGTGGCCATATCCCCAGTATGCAGCCATCCATTTATCAGTGTCTGGCTGGTCGCTTCTTCATTTTTCCAATAACCTAACATCACTCCATGACTGCGGACGATGAGCTCCCCGATATCCACGCCATCATGGGCAACTTCCTCACCATTGTCATGGATAACCTTTACCTCACTGCCTATGATGGGATATCCGGCTTTCGCCTTCATTCTGTATTTTTCTTTTTCCGAAAGATCTTCGAATTCAGAACGAATCAGCGATATCAGACTAACAGGTGTTGATTCAGTCATTCCGTAAATTTGAATGAATTCCCAGCCTAACTCTTTTTCCACCCTTGTAACGAATGCAGGAGGCGGTGCGGAACCCGCAACAACGATTCGGATATCCTGCTCGATATTCGGAACATTCCGTTCATAATATTGAAACAGGGAATTCAGAACCGTTGGTGCCATGTGCATTATGGAAACCTTATGCTTTTGCAGTGCATCAAATATCCTTTCGGGGCTGGTTTTCCTCAAACAAACTTGAGTGGCACCATTTGCCGTATAATAAAATGGGGCACCCCACCCATTCACGTGGAACATCGGCAGTACATGCAAATATGTATCGCGGTCATTGACCCTGAAATGATGCATCGCACCTAGGGCATGTAAATAGTTGTTGCGGTGAGTCAGCATCACTCCTTTGGGATTTCCTGTGGTCCCGCTCGTATAAAGGAGGCTCGAAACATCATTTTCATCCACTGACTCCCGGTTAAAGCTCATGTTATCATAACGTTCCAGCCAACGGTTGTAATCGGTTTCATTTATCTCTTCATCTTTATAATGAACGATTATGTGCTCCACTGATTCAAGTTCATCCTTGACAGGGGAAATTAGATGATACAATTCCTGATCTACGAAAAGGACCTTTGACTCGCTATGGTTCAAAATGAATACATAATCGGCAGGCTTCAAGCGGATATTCAATGGAACGATTACGGCCCCAAGTTGAAATACCCCATAAAAACCTTCAAGCATTTCAACTGAGTTAGGTGCCAAATATGCCACCCTATCACCCTTTTTGACTCCAAGATCCCTTAAACCATTTGAAAGCTGGTTTACACGGCCGTTCAACTCTGAGTAGGTTAATACCTTGTCATCTCCAATGATGGCTTTCTTATTGCCATATAGTAAGGCTGCTCGATCTAAGAAATGCGATAATACTAATGGTACGTTCATTTCTTCACCTCTTATTTTATTTGAAAATTCTGAATTAGAATTATATTACCATATTTCAACAATACCCACCATTGTTATATAACAATGTATTGGATAGGCAGATGAATCACATCAATCAAGAGTCAACATACAATACATTGAAACTCCCTTCAATGATAGGCTCATGGCCTGAGATTCAAGGGGAAAAACAGAATGAAAAAAGGGTGATTTTCTTGCCGGCCATCGTAGGAATCGTTCAAGTCATCAACGTCGGTAGCAGTGGAATTGTCCATATTGGTGACGTCTTTAAAATTAGTCCATATTCCACTTCAAAAACGTTTGCAGGTGCTGGCTCGTTTAATACGGGTGAATCCATATCCCTTTATAATGCCTATAGCACCACAAATACAAATGATACAGATGGTATTGATCAGCCACTGGTCTTAAATCTCTAATGTTTTTAAGAAAGGAGTCAGCATGATCTTCAATATTCACCAGACCATACAAATCAATATGATAAAAATTGAAAGCATCGCCAATTCATCCGTTTTTCAAATAGGAAGTGCCGGGGTTATTAAACCATATTCCACATTAGCCAATACCGGAGGATACACTGAGCCTGCTCCACAAATTGAAGCTGATGTAACCCCATTAACTAGTTTCGTCCCATTTACCCCCTCCTAGTTCATAGGCATTCACCTACATCCTACTTTTTCATATACTGTCATATATGAAATTAACTTATTGTGAAGGTGAGGTGTTGAATCGTGAATCAGGATCTATATTCATATTCCATACAAATGCAGCGTTTTCTTGAAGCCCAGGATAAACGGATCATGAAACTTGAACACGAACTCAAACGCCTGACAGATGAACTTGCTGAGCTGAAAAATAAACCGCCAATCCATGTAGATAAAATTGAATATAAATTCGATCAGTTAAAAGTCGAATCCTTAGATGGAACATTGAATATCGGTTTAAATCCAACTGACCTTAACAACATTGATGAATTTGCCGTCAACAACCAACCCGTTCCACCTGCACCTAACCTATTTCCAGGGAGGGAAATCGTCGTCCAGGAAATTTACAATGATATACTTTCAGACTTGGAAATTATGATCAACGATGCGGAAAACCAGCTGAAAATATCATTGGAACCCTCTTATCATGACTTCATAAAGCAGGACGTCGAACGCCAGCTTCATCAACGGATCAATATGTATTTCGATAATCTTTCTTACGCCGAACGTGCACCGCAGCAAAGGGATAATATCAAGGAAAAGGTCCGGGAAAAGGTGAAATCCGATATTCAAACTGCATTATTTCAATTCATTACCCATTCACAAGCCGAGACAGGAGGAAATCCAAATGGAGTTTAATGTAACCAATCACCAGCTTTGCGTAGGAGATATTAAAATTACCGGTGTAGCGAGCTCTGCTTTATTTCTCATAGGGGATGTACAAACGGTCCAACTATCCTCAGCATTCGATACCCCGCCGGAATCCCTTATCATCGGGCCATTCGTGCCGCTTTCTCCAGAAGGATAAATAACATGTTTTCTAGAATATCAAAAGTAAAATCTTTATTATCCGACACGGTATCATTCAGCTCCACCCTGCAAATCGGGGATACTTCATATATTGACGGAAATGCCCTGGCTTTAGCGATTCAAAAGAAAAGTGAAACTTTCCATTCAGTGGATATTCATTTCGAAGACTATGACATTTTTAAAAAACCATTTTATATCCCGAGATTGAATGAACCCGTCATATCAAGATTTTCAAACCCGAATCCCTTCATACGGGTCGGCAATATCAATATAATCGGGATATCATCCTCATCTGTGGTTGGTGTGGGGAACGTAGGCCATGCACGTATGGAATCAAGAGTGAAACATATTCGGGAGGTTCCTAAAGAAATCGAAGAGACACCAATAGTGGATTAAACCAACAACACTTAAACTTTTAAAGGAGGGGTTCATATGCCCGCCATTATCGGCCCAGTTCAAATATTTAATGTCGCGGAAGGAAACCTGTTATTCGGTGATTGCGCCGTCATTTCCCCTAAGTCTTCCTCCAAATCGGTTTCCGGATCCGGTTCAGGGAACACAGCTGCAATCGTGTTTACGGCCAATGGCCTGAATGGAAGCAATGTCCTTGATATCAATGGGATCGACCAGCCCATTACAGGGAATAATTAGAAATAAAAAGCCTCCCATCTCCAGGGAGGCTTTTAAATTCGGCCTATTTTTCTAACATGTTAAATACTTGCTCAACATCTTTGTCTCCCCTGCCTGATAAATTAATGATCAGTATATCATCTCTTGTTAACTCTTTTGCGAGCTTCATGGCGTGAGCTAGAGCATGTGAGCTTTCGAGAGCTGGAATGATTCCCTCTATTTTGGATAATACCTGAAAAGCCTCAAGAGCTTCTTCCCCTTTTACCGTCACATACTCCGCTCGTCCGCTATCTTTTAAAAAACTATGCTCGGGTCCCACGCTTGGGTAATCCAAACCGGCGGCTATGGAAAATGTCGGTTTTGGTTCCCCTTGTTCGTCCACTAACGTCAAACTTTTGAATCCGTGCAATACTGCCGGTACCCCTTGCGAAATACTTGGGGCTTCAATTGGCTCTACACCAATTAAACGGACATTTTCTTCATCGATATAATGAGCAAAAGCACCAATCGCATTACTTCCCCCTCCTGCACAAGCAATGATGGCAGTTGGCAGTTTTCCTTCCTTTTCAAGGATCTGGCGCTTTGATTCTTCACTTATGATTGATTGGAAATGCTTAACGATCGTTGGAAATGGGTGTGGTCCTACTGCTGAACCAAGCAAGTAAAAAGTATTTTCATAGTTTTGCACCAAATCATTCAATGCCTCATCAACGGCATCCTTCAATCGCCCCTGTCCCTTTTCGACCGCTACGACTTTTGCCCCCAACAATTCCATCCGAAAGACATTCAATGCCTGTCTCTCCGTATCCAGCTTACCCATATAGATCACACACTCCATGCCAAACATCGCACATGCTGTCGCAGTCGCCACACCATGCTGTCCAGCTCCAGTTTCTGCGATGATGCGTTTTGCACCCATACGTTTAGCGAGCAGGATTTGTCCAATCGCATTATTAATTTTGTGAGCACCTGTATGATTCAGATCTTCACGCTTCAAGTATATTTTTGCCCCGCCAACCTTTTTCGTTAAATTCTTTGCAAGTGTTAACGGGTTTTCGCGTCCGACATATTCTTTCAGATAATATTGAAACTCCTCAATGAATTCCGGGTCATCCTTATATTTCAGGAATTCCGTTTCTAAAATATCCATAACTTCCTGTAGTTCACCCGGTACAAAACTTCCACCGAACTCACCAAAGTATCCCTTGCTCTTGATCTCACTCGTCATACTCTTCTCTACTCCTTTAAAAAGGTATTTTTCTCCACTAGTATATAGTAAGCATTTATACTTTTTCAAACTATTCTGTTTATTTAATCAAAAAGAGCATCCCACATCAATGGGACACTCCTTCTCTCTTATACTTCCAATAAATGCGAGCCGTCAAAGAAAAACAAGTAACGGCCGGTGACCTTCTTATTCATTATCCCTTCAACAGCCCTCGTATAGAGCTGAAGCTGCATCCGGTATCGATCGGCAAGAATCTCTTTAGCCCCTTCATACCCGCTAGCAAAACGGCCGGTGATTGTATCCGTTTTATAATCTAGAAGCACAAGACCTTGTTCATCCTCAAAGATACAATCAATCACACCTTGGATAAGGATCTCTTCATCTCCAGCTGCCCAATCGCTGTAAGCTTCCTTTGCAGGCAACGACATCGTAAATGGCACTTCACGGCGAATGCTTTCGGCCCTCTGCATTCTTTGCCCAACTTCACTGTCAAAGAAATAGACGATCGTCTCCGGATCCACAGCTTCTTTCTGTTCCTCCGTCAACAACTCGCGTTGAATCAAATCAACCATCAGTTCCTGAATCGATTGAATGGTAATCTCATTAGATAGATCAATATGCTGCATGACTAAATGTGTAATCGTACCCCTTTCAGCAGGAGTTAGTGACTTTTCTTGCATGAAAGTCGGCCGCTTCGTGATAGGACGCTTAAATTTACGCAACAACTCTGTGGAGCTTTGCTCGTCCTTAAGTTCATATTGACGTTTTAGTTCAGAAACGGATTGCTTGGAACGATACACCGTCGCCTCATGTTCGGGGTATTCCCATTCTAGCTGTTCCTTGATATCATCATAAAACTCGGAAACGATACCGACCTTCTCCGATTTCTGGACATGATCAAGTATTTGCTCTTGAACTAGTGCCTCTTCCTCATCCAGAACAGCAAGCTCTTCGCTTGGAATGACGGAAATGGACCAATTCGATGGATGCGACTCCATTTCCAAGCCCTGACCAGCAGCACCAAGAGAATCCCGATGTCGGACAAGGGATGGACCAATCCAATCAAGATAACTTTTTGCACCTGCCCGAACATAGTCCTTTAATAGCCAATCTCCATGTGCCGCATTACTTTCCCAGTTCTGCTGCGTTTTTTCTGCATCATTGATACTGGCAATCAAATAAAGCTTTTCCTTAGCCCTTGTAAGCGCCACGTAGAGGACACGCATCTCCTCGGCAATTAATTCAAGCTGCTTTTTTTTCTTAAAAGCCAATTGAGGGAGGGATGGATAAGTTATCCGTAATTCAGAATTCACATACTTTGCCGCAAAGCCATAATCCTTATCCAGTAAATAGGGCTTGCGTAAATCCATCATATTGAATTGCTTGGAAAGACCGGCAATGAAAACGATCGGGAACTCAAGCCCCTTTGAGGAGTGAATCGTCATCAGCCGGACTACATCTTCCTGTTCCCCTAAAGCCCGAGCTGCCCCTAAATCATCTCCACGTTCTTGCATCCTTTCTATGAACCGCAGGAAACGGAACAGACCGCGGAAAGAACTCGCTTCATATTGTCTTGCCCTGTCATACAGAGCTCTTAAATTGGCCTGACGCTGTTTGCCACCCGGCATCCCACCTGCAAAATCATAAAACTGCGTTTCGCGGTACAGAAGCCAAATCAAATCTGATAATGCCTCCTGCCTGGCAAGCTTCCTCCACTTCACTAGTTTTTTATAAAAAGCTGAGGCTTTTTCATAAAGCCCCGGATGTTCTTCCGGATCACTCTTTCTATAAAAATCAGCTAGCGCTTCGTAGTAGCTCCCTGTATGGAATAAACGCACCTGTGACATCTCCTCTTCATCCAGTCCGACGATAGGTGAACGGAGAACGGATGCCAATGGGATATCCTGTTGCGGATTATCAATCACCTTCAATAAGGAAATCATGATGGCCACTTCGGTCGCTTCAAAATACCCTGTCGACAAGTTGGCATAGACTGGAATTCCCTGCTTTTTAAATTCCTCCATGATTTGGGGTGCCCATGGCATCGAACGAAGAAGAATGACCATGTCTCGATAAGTGGCAGAGCGGTACTTTTTGGTTTTCGTATCATATATCCGATGCTTTTCGCTTATAGCCTTTTTAATGAGCTTTGCCATCTGCCTTGCTTCGAGCTGCGCTTTTTCAAGCTCCTCAGCCTCAAACCCGCCATCCGATCCTTCCGCTTCCGTATGAGCTTCCGGATCGGCTGTTCCATCAATTAAATGGAGTTCGATCGGGTTTGGATCGTCTTCGGGATATGGGGCACCTTTTTTCAATTGGGCATCTTCATCATAATCAATCTCACCGACTGTAATGCCCATCAACTGTTGAAACAAGAAATTGGTCCCATCGAGAACTTCCTTTCGGCTCCGGAAATTGCGGTTTAAATCAATTTTCAGTCCGGAATCAACACCATCATGGGTAAAACGTGTGTATTTTCCAAGGAAGAGATTCGGTTCCGCAAGCCTGAACCGGTAAATGGACTGTTTGACATCGCCTACCATGAAAAGATTCCCATTATATTCGCCGTCAGCCGTCACCAGTTTTAAGATGGATTCCTGAACCAGGTTCGTGTCCTGATACTCATCTACAAGTACCTCTTTGAACTGGTTCCTGTATTCGACGGCTGCTGCTGATGGTTTTCGTTCACCATCCACAGTTTCCCCTGTCAAAATCCGAAGACAATAATGTTCCAAATCCGCGAAATCCACCAAGTTCTTTTCTGCTTTTGCAGCGAAGAATCGATCATCAAACCTTTTAACAAGCATTACTAGTGTATCGACATAACCCTTGAGCTCCCTTATATCCCGCAGATAGCTTTCCGGTTTACGGGAAAATAACTCTTCCTGTAACGATTTGATGATCTTCTTCGCCTTATCCCGGTACTTGGTAGCCTCATCCGTAACTTCTTTGATAAAATCTGCACCAGTAAGGCGTTTTGCCGTTCCAAATTTCACGTTTTGGATTTCTTCATAAAGGGCATTCCAGGATTGGTCCTTCACTTCCGAAAGTTTAGCAACCAGGGCAAGATCGGCTATATAGTTCTCAGCCCTCGGTGCCGGCCCCCCAGGGACTTTAGTCAACGCAAGCGAGCGTTCCAATAAATCCCTGGCAGTGTCCAATTGTAAACCAATATCGAACTTCAATGAATCGATAAACGAAAGGTCATCAATCCCATCATCATCTGCCAACTTATACATGCTAGCGGCACCATCGAGCCATCGGTCCGGGTCTGGATTCGATTGCGAAAAATCATGCAGCGATCGAACTATATTCTGAAGTGCATCATCGTTTCGATCGCTTGTGAAAGCATCAACCAAATTAAAGAACTCTTCATTATCACTTTGGCCATACTGCTCCTCGAAAAGCTCTTCCATCACTTCATCACGGAGAAGCTGGATCTCCGTAGAATCTGCAATCCGGAAGCCCGGGTCGATATCCGTCAGATAATAATACTTCCTGATGACCTCTAAACAAAAGGAATGAAGTGTGGAAATCGATGCGCGATTAATCAAGCTCAACTGCTTACGTAAATGCTGTGAATGGGGATTATCATTGATCGCTTTTTCTAATGCCTCACTTACCCGATGGCGCATCTCGGCTGCAGAGGCATTGGTGAATGTAACCACGAGCAGTTCATCAACATCGATTGGATCTTCTTCTGAAATGACTTTTTGAATGATCCGATTGACCAGCACCGCTGTTTTCCCTGAACCTGCAGCGGCCGCAACCAGAATGTCCTGATCTTTAGCCCATATCGCCTTCCATTGATCTTCCGTCCAAGTCACGTCTCCTGGCAGAGCAGGAATTTTCGTTTTACTCATCGCTCTCCCCCTCTCCCCTTAATAGCTCAAGAACGTCATTTTGTTTCTTCTGTGCCAAATTCCTGAATTGGTTCTCCTCCAGTGACTGGTCGAATTGGCATACAGATTTAAAGGAACAGAAGGTACACGGCGTTTTTTCCTTTAATTTGTATGGCGTTATATCCACATCACCATCGACCATTCGATCACCAGCCTCCTGATAAATACGGCGCACATGATGATTCAGAAGCGAAAACTCTTCACTGCTGGCAACTTTGGAAGCCGCCAGGAGCGATCCGTCCTTTTTAAATCCAGCTGGGATGATATCCGACTTACCCGAATTTTCAATATCAAGCGAGGTATCCATCATCTGAATGACATTTGAATGATCTAGTACAAGTCCATTCATTTTAAAACTTTTATAAATTTCTTCTTCAATTTTATCCAAACTGAGCATTCCCTTTGATTTGACAACGGGATTATGCACATGAAAATACAAAACGCCGGCTGGAATCGCTTCTTTACCAATAAGCGACTTGGAATGGGTGACGACGATATCAAGGTATGTCAACATTTGGAGCGCGAGTCCATAATATACTTCACTCATGTTCAGTTCCTTTTCACTCGAC
This window encodes:
- a CDS encoding long-chain-fatty-acid--CoA ligase; this encodes MNVPLVLSHFLDRAALLYGNKKAIIGDDKVLTYSELNGRVNQLSNGLRDLGVKKGDRVAYLAPNSVEMLEGFYGVFQLGAVIVPLNIRLKPADYVFILNHSESKVLFVDQELYHLISPVKDELESVEHIIVHYKDEEINETDYNRWLERYDNMSFNRESVDENDVSSLLYTSGTTGNPKGVMLTHRNNYLHALGAMHHFRVNDRDTYLHVLPMFHVNGWGAPFYYTANGATQVCLRKTSPERIFDALQKHKVSIMHMAPTVLNSLFQYYERNVPNIEQDIRIVVAGSAPPPAFVTRVEKELGWEFIQIYGMTESTPVSLISLIRSEFEDLSEKEKYRMKAKAGYPIIGSEVKVIHDNGEEVAHDGVDIGELIVRSHGVMLGYWKNEEATSQTLINGWLHTGDMATIDENGNVDIVDRKKDIIISGGENISSIEVEGILYEHPDILEAAVIAVPHEKWGETPHAFIVPKPGVELTEDDIKIFTREKLAHFKSVTSVSFVGELPKTASGKIQKIHLRNDYWESKGKTGRFVN
- the trpB gene encoding tryptophan synthase subunit beta, which translates into the protein MTSEIKSKGYFGEFGGSFVPGELQEVMDILETEFLKYKDDPEFIEEFQYYLKEYVGRENPLTLAKNLTKKVGGAKIYLKREDLNHTGAHKINNAIGQILLAKRMGAKRIIAETGAGQHGVATATACAMFGMECVIYMGKLDTERQALNVFRMELLGAKVVAVEKGQGRLKDAVDEALNDLVQNYENTFYLLGSAVGPHPFPTIVKHFQSIISEESKRQILEKEGKLPTAIIACAGGGSNAIGAFAHYIDEENVRLIGVEPIEAPSISQGVPAVLHGFKSLTLVDEQGEPKPTFSIAAGLDYPSVGPEHSFLKDSGRAEYVTVKGEEALEAFQVLSKIEGIIPALESSHALAHAMKLAKELTRDDILIINLSGRGDKDVEQVFNMLEK
- a CDS encoding spore germination protein; this encodes MPAIVGIVQVINVGSSGIVHIGDVFKISPYSTSKTFAGAGSFNTGESISLYNAYSTTNTNDTDGIDQPLVLNL
- the addA gene encoding helicase-exonuclease AddAB subunit AddA, whose translation is MSKTKIPALPGDVTWTEDQWKAIWAKDQDILVAAAAGSGKTAVLVNRIIQKVISEEDPIDVDELLVVTFTNASAAEMRHRVSEALEKAINDNPHSQHLRKQLSLINRASISTLHSFCLEVIRKYYYLTDIDPGFRIADSTEIQLLRDEVMEELFEEQYGQSDNEEFFNLVDAFTSDRNDDALQNIVRSLHDFSQSNPDPDRWLDGAASMYKLADDDGIDDLSFIDSLKFDIGLQLDTARDLLERSLALTKVPGGPAPRAENYIADLALVAKLSEVKDQSWNALYEEIQNVKFGTAKRLTGADFIKEVTDEATKYRDKAKKIIKSLQEELFSRKPESYLRDIRELKGYVDTLVMLVKRFDDRFFAAKAEKNLVDFADLEHYCLRILTGETVDGERKPSAAAVEYRNQFKEVLVDEYQDTNLVQESILKLVTADGEYNGNLFMVGDVKQSIYRFRLAEPNLFLGKYTRFTHDGVDSGLKIDLNRNFRSRKEVLDGTNFLFQQLMGITVGEIDYDEDAQLKKGAPYPEDDPNPIELHLIDGTADPEAHTEAEGSDGGFEAEELEKAQLEARQMAKLIKKAISEKHRIYDTKTKKYRSATYRDMVILLRSMPWAPQIMEEFKKQGIPVYANLSTGYFEATEVAIMISLLKVIDNPQQDIPLASVLRSPIVGLDEEEMSQVRLFHTGSYYEALADFYRKSDPEEHPGLYEKASAFYKKLVKWRKLARQEALSDLIWLLYRETQFYDFAGGMPGGKQRQANLRALYDRARQYEASSFRGLFRFLRFIERMQERGDDLGAARALGEQEDVVRLMTIHSSKGLEFPIVFIAGLSKQFNMMDLRKPYLLDKDYGFAAKYVNSELRITYPSLPQLAFKKKKQLELIAEEMRVLYVALTRAKEKLYLIASINDAEKTQQNWESNAAHGDWLLKDYVRAGAKSYLDWIGPSLVRHRDSLGAAGQGLEMESHPSNWSISVIPSEELAVLDEEEALVQEQILDHVQKSEKVGIVSEFYDDIKEQLEWEYPEHEATVYRSKQSVSELKRQYELKDEQSSTELLRKFKRPITKRPTFMQEKSLTPAERGTITHLVMQHIDLSNEITIQSIQELMVDLIQRELLTEEQKEAVDPETIVYFFDSEVGQRMQRAESIRREVPFTMSLPAKEAYSDWAAGDEEILIQGVIDCIFEDEQGLVLLDYKTDTITGRFASGYEGAKEILADRYRMQLQLYTRAVEGIMNKKVTGRYLFFFDGSHLLEV
- a CDS encoding spore germination protein GerPE, producing the protein MFSRISKVKSLLSDTVSFSSTLQIGDTSYIDGNALALAIQKKSETFHSVDIHFEDYDIFKKPFYIPRLNEPVISRFSNPNPFIRVGNINIIGISSSSVVGVGNVGHARMESRVKHIREVPKEIEETPIVD
- a CDS encoding MFS transporter, giving the protein MKRIHYSWVILIITFFSIIVAGIVRSSSGVFIVPFENEFGWDRSVISLAFAISLFLYGLSGPFMAALIEVLGLKKMMVLAMSTLLAGVFLTFFMEHEWQLILIWGIIIGLGSGVFLTVLSPYVANRWFEKRRGLAVGILTASTATGQLILLPVLAIIIENYSWRWAIGLILVLSLIMLAIILLFMKNNPKEVGTLPYGLEEESQGAVTVQKKNPIAMAFQSLIEAVRVKEFWLLAGSFFICGLSTSGLIGTHFISYCISFGLPVVTAASLLSFMGIFDLIGTTVSGWLSDRFDNRWLLFWYYALRGASLVLLPFALNEGSIGLLIIFSVFYGLDWIATVPPTISISRQIFGMEKSGIVYGWIFAAHQVGAAVAAYGGGLIFKIFNSYTWAFFLAGIFCLLGSLFVILIKKQKAVTKVKDDVMEL
- a CDS encoding spore germination protein GerPB gives rise to the protein MIFNIHQTIQINMIKIESIANSSVFQIGSAGVIKPYSTLANTGGYTEPAPQIEADVTPLTSFVPFTPS
- the gerPC gene encoding spore germination protein GerPC; the protein is MNQDLYSYSIQMQRFLEAQDKRIMKLEHELKRLTDELAELKNKPPIHVDKIEYKFDQLKVESLDGTLNIGLNPTDLNNIDEFAVNNQPVPPAPNLFPGREIVVQEIYNDILSDLEIMINDAENQLKISLEPSYHDFIKQDVERQLHQRINMYFDNLSYAERAPQQRDNIKEKVREKVKSDIQTALFQFITHSQAETGGNPNGV
- a CDS encoding spore germination protein gives rise to the protein MPAIIGPVQIFNVAEGNLLFGDCAVISPKSSSKSVSGSGSGNTAAIVFTANGLNGSNVLDINGIDQPITGNN